In a single window of the Thunnus thynnus chromosome 9, fThuThy2.1, whole genome shotgun sequence genome:
- the LOC137189301 gene encoding uncharacterized protein: MELHCLPVDTPTTASSCSTDPLYDNCPPFAQRGRAREKEMESRVLCPAVTRLPGPCSPLPGLAPVVAEVPTVVGGGRGPGAWPDHSYCSWRGGLGRQDWGAELGPGMNRTQGGERGGEQGSSWGAEFRAEDRAHPNQNPSPSQSEEHRSALSLYDNLPDAVTPDSLQDTFDMETSFQEHLQEQMYQAWAPEQLQGLMEGEGGSEERSPWSSCEIILAESDSINQDQNPDQEKEHEQEPELDSGSCGFQQGGPMLHFQLSPTMSPPQPQLATSSTQQCQTGCQAPWPQAQAQQQEHSPWSPRVPPPVPQADPSASALRSLLTSLQQQIVRQREEYEARIISLEQRNEELQVEVVRLKTNLVQQRHWYQAIQAKIVEAERARADAELRNSTLQKDMDGFFDTFGELNNEAKKTEYIVKSF; encoded by the exons ATGGAGCTGCATTGTCTTCCTGTTGATACCCCCACCACAGCCAGCTCCTGCTCCACGGATCCCCTGTACGACAACTGCCCACCTTTTGCCCAGCGAGGGAGGGCCAGGGAAAAGGAAATGGAGAGTAGAGTTCTGTGCCCTGCTGTAACAAGACTCCCAGGCCCCTGCAGCCCTCTGCCTGGTTTGGCCCCAGTTGTGGCTGAGGTTCCCACAGTAGTTGGTGGGGGAAGAGGGCCTGGCGCCTGGCCAGATCACAGCTACTGCAGCTGGAGAGGAGGCCTGGGAAGACAGGACTGGGGAGCAGAGCTGGGTCCAGGCATGAACAGAACacaaggaggagagagagggggagagcagGGGAGTAGCTGGGGAGCAGAATTCAGAGCAGAAGACAGAGCTCATCCGAACCAGAACCCCAGCCCATCGCAGAGCGAGGAGCACCGGAGTGCTCTGTCTCTCTATGATAACCTCCCTGACGCTGTCACCCCTGACAGCCTCCAGGACACCTTTGACATGGAGACGAGCTTCCAGGAGCACTTGCAGGAACAGATGTACCAAGCATGGGCCCCTGAGCAGCTCCAGGGACTGATGGAAGGTGAGGGAGGGAGTGAAGAGAGGAGCCCTTGGTCCTCTTGTGAGATCATCCTCGCTGAAAGTGACTCCATCAACCAGGACCAGAATCCAGACCAAGAAAAGGAGCATGAACAGGAGCCCGAGCTGGACTCAGGATCCTGTGGATTTCAGCAGGGGGGTCCAATGCTGCATTTCCAGCTGTCCCCAACGATGTCACCTCCTCAGCCACAACTTGCAACAAGTTCCACTCAGCAATGCCAAACTGGGTGCCAAGCTCCTTGGCCCCAAGCTCAAGCCCAGCAACAAGAGCACTCACCTTGGTCTCCTAGGGTGCCCCCTCCCGTACCCCAGGCTGACCCCTCTGCCAGCGCGCTTCGCAGCCTCCTCACCAGCCTCCAACAGCAGATAGTCAGGCAGCGGGAGGAGTATGAGGCACGAATAATAAG CTTGGAGCAGAGAAACGAGGAGCTGCAGGTAGAGGTTGTTCGGTTGAAAACGAACCTTGTGCAGCAGCGACACTGGTACCAGGCTATACAGGCTAAGATCGTGGAGGCTGAAAGGGCCCGGGCTGATGCAGAACTACGCAATTCAACGCTGCAGAAAGACATGGACGGGTTCTTTGACACCTTTGGGGAACTCAACAATGAGGCCAAGAAGACAGAGTACATTGTCAAGAGCTTTTGA
- the mapk9 gene encoding mitogen-activated protein kinase 9 yields MSEAEGQFYSVQVGDSTFTVLKRYQQLRAIGSGAQGIVCSALDTVLGIPVAVKKLCRPFQNQTHAKRAYRELVLLKCVNHKNIIRLINVFTPQKSLEEFQDLYLVMELMDASLCQVIHMDLDHERMSYLLYQILCGIRHLHSAGIIHRDLKPSNIVVKSDCTLKILDFGLARTACTNFMMTPYVVTRYYRAPEVILGMKYKENVDIWSVGCIMGEMVKGSVIFQGTDHIDQWNKVIEVLGTPSLEFMNRLMETVRNYVMNKPQYPGVSFAELFPDWAFPSDSEHDKLKTGQARDLLSKMLVIDPECRISVEEALNHPYIHVWYDPAEADAPPPQISDKQLEEREHTIEQWKELIYEEVIDWEERNKNGLMKEDCSDVVSGSASQSSSANDISSMSTEHTLASDTDSSSIDTLTGPLDESQ; encoded by the exons ATGAGTGAGGCGGAAGGCCAGTTCTACAGCGTTCAGGTGGGAGACTCCACCTTCACCGTACTCAAACGCTACCAGCAACTCCGCGCCATCGGCTCCGGGGCCCAGGGCATCGTCTG CTCTGCACTAGATACAGTCCTCGGTATACCAGTGGCGGTGAAAAAGCTGTGTCGGCCCTTCCAGAACCAGACACATGCTAAACGTGCATACAGGGAGCTGGTGCTGCTAAAATGTGTCAACCACAAGAAT ATCATCCGTCTGATCAATGTGTTCACGCCTCAGAAGTCCCTGGAGGAATTCCAGGATCT ATATCTGGTGATGGAGCTGATGGATGCCAGCCTATGCCAAGTGATCCACATGGACCTGGACCATGAGAGAATGTCCTACCTGCTCTACCAGATCCTCTGTGGCATCAGGCACCTGCACTCTGCTGGCATCATCCACAGG GACCTGAAGCCCAGTAACATTGTGGTGAAGTCAGATTGCACTCTGAAGATCTTGGACTTTGGCTTGGCGAGAACAGCCTGCACTAACTTCATGATGACCCCCTATGTGGTGACCAGATACTATCGCGCCCCAGAGGTCATTCTGGGCATGAAGTATAAGGAGAACG TGGACATCTGGTCAGTGGGGTGTATCATGGGAGAGATGGTAAAAGGCAGTGTCATCTTCCAGGGCACCGACC ACATTGACCAGTGGAATAAGGTGATTGAGGTCCTGGGTACGCCCAGTCTGGAGTTTATGAACCGTCTGATGGAGACCGTGAGGAACTATGTGATGAACAAGCCGCAGTATCCAGGCGTCAGCTTCGCAGAGCTCTTCCCGGACTGGGCCTTTCCCTCTGACTCAGAACATGACAAGCTTAAGA CGGGTCAAGCACGGGACCTGCTGTCCAAAATGCTGGTCATTGATCCTGAATGCCGCATCTCTGTAGAGGAAGCCCTCAACCACCCCTACATTCACGTGTGGTACGACCCAGCGGAGGCTGACGCG CCTCCTCCCCAGATTTCAGATAAGCAGcttgaagagagagagcacaccATCGAGCAATGGAAAG AACTCATTTATGAAGAGGTGATTGACTGGGAGGAGAGGAACAAGAATGGCCTAATGAAAGAAGATTGCTCAG ATGTGGTGTCCGGCTCAGCCTCTCAGTCCTCCTCAGCCAATGACATCTCATCCATGTCCACGGAGCACACCTTGGCCTCggacacagacagcagcagcatcgACACACTGACGGGACCACTGGACGAGAGTCAGTGA